The following proteins come from a genomic window of Myroides odoratus DSM 2801:
- a CDS encoding gliding motility-associated C-terminal domain-containing protein, translating to MKYFSLLILLITSNLIYSQRINPDDVIVICSNQQIVGQTPQSTNYTNLRTSCGPFSPLSSSLTLFYVEIKSGSTFTFVISPQAAVDYDFASWKNPNFANLGPGDRGSQNDGVDARQYNIGLSLTETMLCEEPGATTWLGNTATVPGMVRYYDVQPGDGILIAVNRWSATDAGFTLSFGGDAVLNCDLTEKNYEQCDENYDEKEIFDLDFIKSDINNIDNTFIIDFFESADDATNQTATNFLASPYTVQFEDSPKQIYARFKRTNGIYFKTMKINLIVNEVPQKPKEPLKYALCVEELKDKEKLATFNLTQFENKLNENNIGKIDFTYFEPFNDTIRKISNPTKYSSMRNTLTIRMTIDDKCPIDIPLQLIVNDIDIKSMAFTYSELCATETETGLVYDLNQTLSTLLSNKDETKYNIQFFNSPEDAESETNALEDPSNHLVPYYQEQLITVKITDNNTCSTQSEIRLHAVPRFRMEDQVTTECTPYRLPELPEGYAYYLEPNKQGNNIKLNTPESIFYGPKTIYIYATKDYGLPELNDCTFEDSFTVTTEGCIIAKGISPNGDGLNDYWDLEPYGVINLKIFNRYGVEVYKKTGGYKNEWYGQSNGSTKLPSGTYWYYFEAITGVYSGWIELMY from the coding sequence ATGAAGTATTTTTCACTACTAATATTACTAATCACATCTAATTTAATATATTCTCAACGAATAAACCCTGATGACGTTATTGTAATATGCTCTAACCAACAAATAGTTGGGCAAACACCTCAAAGTACCAATTATACGAATTTAAGAACGTCTTGTGGTCCATTTAGTCCCTTATCTAGTTCATTAACTCTTTTCTATGTAGAAATAAAATCAGGTTCTACGTTTACATTTGTAATCAGCCCACAAGCAGCTGTTGATTACGATTTTGCTTCTTGGAAAAATCCTAACTTTGCCAATTTAGGTCCTGGTGATCGAGGCTCCCAAAATGACGGAGTAGATGCTCGTCAGTACAATATTGGTTTATCTCTTACCGAAACGATGTTATGTGAGGAGCCAGGGGCAACTACTTGGTTAGGCAACACAGCTACTGTACCAGGAATGGTTAGATATTATGATGTGCAACCTGGGGATGGTATTTTGATTGCTGTCAATCGTTGGTCAGCAACCGATGCTGGTTTTACCTTATCCTTTGGTGGTGACGCTGTATTAAACTGTGATCTTACAGAAAAGAACTATGAACAATGTGATGAGAACTATGATGAAAAAGAAATTTTCGATTTAGATTTTATCAAATCAGATATTAACAATATCGACAATACTTTCATAATTGACTTTTTTGAATCGGCAGATGATGCTACTAATCAAACGGCGACAAACTTCTTAGCATCTCCTTATACTGTTCAATTCGAAGATAGTCCAAAACAAATATATGCGCGTTTTAAAAGAACTAATGGAATATATTTCAAAACGATGAAAATCAATCTCATTGTCAATGAAGTACCGCAAAAACCTAAAGAGCCTTTAAAATACGCCTTATGTGTCGAAGAATTAAAAGATAAAGAAAAGCTAGCCACGTTCAATTTGACTCAATTTGAAAATAAACTCAACGAAAACAATATTGGAAAGATTGACTTCACTTATTTCGAACCATTTAATGATACCATTCGCAAGATTAGTAATCCAACTAAATATAGCTCGATGCGTAATACCCTTACCATACGCATGACCATTGACGATAAATGTCCGATTGATATTCCTTTACAATTAATTGTCAATGATATTGACATTAAATCAATGGCTTTCACGTATTCTGAGCTTTGCGCAACTGAAACAGAAACGGGACTGGTTTACGATTTAAATCAAACGTTAAGTACCTTATTAAGCAATAAAGACGAGACAAAATACAACATTCAGTTTTTTAATTCACCTGAGGATGCAGAAAGTGAAACGAATGCTCTAGAGGATCCTTCCAATCACTTGGTGCCTTACTATCAAGAACAGCTTATCACCGTTAAAATAACAGATAACAATACCTGTTCGACGCAATCTGAAATTCGTCTGCATGCCGTTCCAAGATTTAGAATGGAAGACCAAGTAACCACCGAATGTACTCCTTATAGACTTCCAGAATTACCGGAGGGGTATGCGTATTATTTAGAACCAAATAAACAAGGAAATAACATCAAATTGAATACACCTGAAAGTATCTTTTATGGACCTAAAACCATTTATATCTATGCGACAAAAGACTATGGACTTCCAGAGTTAAACGATTGTACCTTTGAAGATAGTTTCACCGTGACAACTGAAGGCTGTATCATTGCTAAAGGAATCTCTCCTAATGGTGATGGTCTCAATGACTATTGGGATCTCGAGCCTTATGGTGTAATTAATCTAAAAATATTCAATCGATATGGTGTTGAAGTTTACAAAAAAACAGGAGGATATAAGAACGAATGGTATGGCCAATCAAATGGCAGTACCAAACTACCAAGTGGAACGTACTGGTATTATTTTGAAGCCATCACGGGTGTTTATTCCGGATGGATTGAATTAATGTATTAA
- a CDS encoding hemolysin family protein, whose amino-acid sequence MDTYPQIITILASVNIVPEEISIGKLLLTLFLVFLNGFFVAAEFAIVKVRTSQIEVHQELNSKVAGVAKNIVANLDAYLAATQLGITLASLGLGWVGESSLTPVIMKVFDLFGMTGPEWYSVAKSISFPIAFAIITILHIVFGELAPKSIAIHFPTKTTFSIALPLRVFYFVFKPIIWLMNGLANGILRMFGITPVHGSDIHTEEELKMIITESQAGGAIEETERLLIQNVFDFDDRRVNNIQTLRKNVSAIEINTSVKEAIDYAITEGYSRFPVYDDSLDDIKGVIYTKDLMKAMIKDKEDVSLASLMREPIYISENALIKNVLKQFQAKHLQMAIATNEVGEFTGIVTMEDILEELVGEIQDEYDNEEPIVVSTGEGVYMVDAHSNISDINRWLPFKFEESEHYDTLAGLISEVCPDQELKEGDIIDLEHYTGEVVNMYRNSVEKVQLTLKDEHLEDIAQS is encoded by the coding sequence ATGGACACATACCCCCAGATCATCACAATATTAGCTAGCGTTAATATTGTTCCCGAAGAAATTTCAATTGGTAAGTTATTGCTTACGTTATTCTTAGTATTCCTAAATGGATTTTTCGTTGCAGCAGAGTTTGCAATTGTAAAAGTAAGAACCTCACAAATTGAAGTACATCAAGAATTAAACTCTAAAGTAGCTGGTGTTGCTAAAAATATAGTTGCAAACCTAGACGCCTATTTGGCAGCAACTCAATTAGGAATTACATTAGCTTCATTAGGATTAGGTTGGGTTGGAGAAAGTTCATTGACTCCCGTTATCATGAAGGTATTTGATTTATTCGGTATGACTGGACCAGAATGGTATTCAGTTGCCAAGAGTATTTCATTTCCAATAGCCTTCGCTATTATTACAATTTTGCACATTGTTTTTGGTGAATTAGCCCCAAAATCAATCGCGATTCATTTCCCTACAAAAACAACATTCTCTATCGCTTTACCGTTGCGTGTATTCTATTTTGTATTCAAACCAATTATTTGGTTGATGAATGGATTAGCAAATGGTATTTTGCGTATGTTCGGTATTACACCCGTACATGGTTCAGATATACACACAGAAGAAGAATTGAAAATGATCATCACCGAAAGTCAAGCAGGTGGTGCAATTGAAGAAACAGAACGACTTTTGATTCAAAATGTTTTCGATTTTGATGATAGACGTGTAAACAATATTCAAACGCTGCGTAAAAATGTTTCAGCAATTGAAATCAATACAAGCGTAAAAGAAGCCATCGACTATGCCATTACAGAAGGGTATTCTCGTTTTCCAGTGTATGATGATTCCCTTGATGATATCAAAGGAGTAATTTATACCAAAGATTTAATGAAAGCCATGATCAAGGATAAAGAGGATGTATCTCTTGCTTCTTTAATGCGTGAGCCTATTTATATTTCGGAAAATGCATTGATTAAAAATGTATTGAAACAGTTTCAAGCGAAGCACTTGCAAATGGCAATTGCAACCAATGAGGTTGGAGAGTTTACAGGTATCGTTACAATGGAAGATATTTTAGAAGAATTAGTAGGAGAAATTCAAGATGAGTACGACAATGAAGAACCAATCGTAGTTTCTACTGGTGAAGGTGTATACATGGTGGATGCTCACTCGAATATTTCTGATATCAACCGTTGGTTGCCTTTCAAATTTGAAGAAAGTGAACATTATGATACGTTAGCGGGATTAATCAGTGAAGTTTGCCCTGATCAAGAATTAAAAGAAGGCGATATCATCGATTTAGAACATTATACAGGAGAAGTAGTCAATATGTATCGAAACTCGGTAGAAAAGGTTCAATTAACGTTGAAAGATGAACATCTAGAAGATATAGCACAGAGCTAA
- a CDS encoding GNAT family N-acetyltransferase — protein MKYQAVYQMIEVETYCNLRVQSGLSPKTKEAAAIGLRNSLCCVAILDEANNKEVIGMGRLIGDGACHCQVVDICVLPAHQKKGLGKLIMKKLDEYIQENVPVSCYINLIADGEAYRLYEQYGFKSVWPASRGMGYTKKE, from the coding sequence ATGAAATATCAAGCCGTATATCAAATGATAGAAGTCGAAACGTATTGTAATTTACGTGTACAATCGGGGTTATCGCCTAAAACAAAAGAAGCTGCCGCTATTGGCTTGCGTAATTCGCTTTGTTGTGTTGCTATTTTAGACGAGGCTAACAACAAGGAAGTGATTGGCATGGGACGATTGATAGGCGATGGAGCCTGTCATTGTCAAGTTGTGGATATTTGTGTGTTACCAGCCCATCAAAAAAAGGGATTGGGTAAACTAATTATGAAGAAATTGGACGAATACATTCAGGAAAATGTACCTGTTTCCTGCTATATTAACCTGATTGCAGATGGAGAAGCTTATCGCTTATATGAACAATATGGATTTAAATCCGTTTGGCCAGCATCTCGCGGAATGGGATACACAAAAAAAGAGTAG
- the porV gene encoding type IX secretion system outer membrane channel protein PorV, translating into MKNFTALVISILGGSALYAQTDMHPITTGVPFLTIAADARSAAMGDIGVATTTDAFSQQHNASKYAFATKDQGFAMSYTPYMSKISSGMSLAQVNYFNKYNERSAFSVGFRYFGMGEVTYREDYNSIGATYKPSEFAIDASYALKLSEKFGMAVTGRFINSNLKLPDTGDGDALSASTFAVDISGFYQSDRMSFSDFDGRWRFGFNLQNLGPKISYSDKPTGDFLPANLKLGAGFDFILDDYNTLTITTEFNKLMVPTPPADVTDPEEMRKYNDTGWFKGVFKSFGDAPGGFSEEMKEIAWAMGAEYWYDNTFAFRAGYFNENKNKGARQYATLGAGFKYSMITVDLSYLFSTSKINNPLENTLRFSLTFDLGRKTYPKG; encoded by the coding sequence ATGAAAAATTTCACAGCATTAGTTATATCTATACTAGGAGGATCTGCACTGTATGCACAGACAGATATGCATCCTATAACAACAGGAGTTCCTTTTTTAACGATTGCAGCTGATGCAAGATCAGCAGCTATGGGAGATATAGGAGTTGCGACTACAACAGATGCTTTTTCACAACAACACAATGCTTCAAAATACGCTTTCGCAACAAAAGATCAAGGATTTGCGATGAGTTATACGCCGTATATGTCTAAGATATCTAGCGGAATGTCTCTTGCTCAAGTAAACTATTTTAATAAATACAACGAGCGAAGTGCATTTTCTGTCGGGTTCCGTTATTTTGGAATGGGAGAAGTAACTTATAGAGAAGATTATAATAGTATTGGAGCAACGTATAAACCAAGTGAATTTGCAATTGATGCGTCTTATGCATTGAAGTTAAGTGAGAAATTTGGTATGGCCGTTACTGGGCGTTTCATCAATTCCAATCTAAAATTGCCTGATACAGGAGATGGTGATGCATTAAGTGCAAGTACATTTGCTGTTGATATTTCGGGATTCTACCAATCGGATAGAATGTCCTTTTCTGATTTTGACGGGCGTTGGAGATTTGGTTTTAATTTACAAAATTTAGGTCCTAAAATTAGTTATAGCGATAAACCAACAGGAGATTTCTTACCTGCAAATTTAAAATTAGGAGCTGGTTTTGATTTCATTTTGGATGATTATAATACCTTAACGATTACCACCGAGTTTAATAAATTAATGGTGCCAACTCCTCCAGCAGATGTAACTGATCCAGAAGAAATGCGCAAGTACAACGACACGGGATGGTTTAAAGGAGTGTTCAAATCTTTTGGTGATGCACCAGGTGGTTTTAGTGAAGAAATGAAAGAAATTGCTTGGGCAATGGGAGCAGAATATTGGTATGACAATACATTTGCATTCCGCGCAGGTTATTTCAATGAAAATAAAAATAAAGGAGCTAGACAATATGCAACACTAGGGGCGGGATTTAAATACAGTATGATCACAGTCGATTTATCGTATCTGTTCTCTACATCAAAAATCAACAACCCACTAGAAAATACCCTTCGTTTTTCTCTAACGTTTGATTTAGGAAGAAAAACATACCCTAAAGGATAA
- the bshC gene encoding bacillithiol biosynthesis cysteine-adding enzyme BshC, with the protein MTIPTITFQNSGYFSKLMVDYLNQAEKLKPLYQHFPTLANFKLQIEAKQQHFSTEKRRVLHDALVEQYQGIDLSAATKQNIALLREENTFTITTGHQLNLFTGPLYFLYKIVSTINLTVELKQQYPAYNFVPVFWMATEDHDFEEINHFYFQDKKICWDQESKGPVGRLSTATLDKVYEVFKGQLNAGDHAKKLKTLFEESYLKHDNLADATRYLANALFESYGLVIVDGDHAQLKSLFAPSIQQELLQQNAIQEVEKTYAILEDYFVQVTPRDINLFYIQDQLRERIIWDQDRFKINNTTLSFSKEEILAELSNHPERFSPNVILRPLYQETILPNLCYIGGGGELAYWLQLKPVFDLHQVDFPMLLLRNSVLLATAKQVKKLDKLQLTWSDIFAPAEVLLQKKSAELSDVSFDFDAQRQVLQQQFDQLRSLAKQTDASFIGAVNAQEKKQIKGLDHLEKRLQKAEKKKNKEVLDRILAIQLELFPKNSLQERYYNFAQFYQESGDDLIQKLVEQLRPLEHDFDIITV; encoded by the coding sequence ATGACTATACCTACAATTACATTTCAAAACTCTGGTTATTTTTCCAAATTAATGGTTGATTACCTCAACCAAGCGGAGAAATTAAAGCCATTGTATCAACATTTTCCCACTTTAGCTAATTTTAAACTGCAGATAGAAGCCAAACAACAGCATTTTTCAACTGAAAAACGCCGTGTTTTACACGATGCATTAGTTGAACAATATCAAGGCATTGATCTATCCGCTGCAACTAAACAAAATATAGCTTTATTGCGAGAGGAAAACACGTTTACCATTACAACAGGACATCAATTGAATTTGTTCACAGGTCCGCTGTATTTTCTTTATAAAATTGTTTCTACCATCAATTTGACGGTAGAGTTGAAACAACAATACCCTGCTTACAACTTTGTTCCTGTCTTTTGGATGGCAACCGAAGATCACGATTTTGAAGAAATTAATCACTTCTATTTTCAGGATAAGAAGATTTGTTGGGATCAAGAAAGCAAAGGCCCTGTAGGTCGTTTGAGTACAGCAACTTTAGACAAGGTATACGAAGTATTTAAAGGGCAATTAAATGCTGGGGATCATGCTAAAAAACTCAAAACTTTATTTGAAGAGAGCTACCTCAAACACGACAACTTAGCTGATGCCACCCGTTATTTAGCCAATGCATTATTTGAATCTTATGGCTTAGTTATTGTCGATGGAGATCATGCTCAGCTGAAATCTCTTTTCGCACCTAGTATACAACAGGAATTGCTGCAACAAAATGCCATTCAAGAGGTAGAGAAAACCTATGCTATTCTTGAGGATTACTTTGTTCAAGTAACACCCCGAGACATTAACTTATTTTACATTCAGGACCAATTACGCGAGCGTATCATTTGGGACCAAGATCGATTCAAGATTAACAATACAACGCTTTCTTTCTCCAAAGAAGAGATACTAGCAGAACTGAGTAATCACCCAGAGCGTTTCAGCCCTAATGTAATTTTGCGTCCTCTATACCAAGAAACCATTCTGCCGAATTTGTGTTATATCGGTGGAGGAGGAGAATTAGCATATTGGTTGCAATTAAAACCAGTCTTTGATTTACATCAGGTTGATTTTCCTATGTTATTGTTGAGAAATTCAGTACTACTGGCTACAGCAAAACAGGTCAAAAAACTAGATAAGTTACAACTTACGTGGTCTGATATTTTTGCTCCTGCAGAAGTATTACTACAAAAGAAATCAGCCGAATTATCTGATGTTTCTTTTGACTTTGACGCACAACGTCAGGTGTTGCAACAACAATTTGATCAACTCAGATCACTTGCCAAACAAACCGATGCTTCGTTTATTGGGGCAGTAAATGCGCAAGAGAAAAAACAAATCAAAGGGCTTGATCACTTGGAAAAACGCTTACAAAAAGCAGAAAAGAAAAAGAACAAAGAAGTACTTGATCGAATCTTGGCTATTCAACTGGAATTATTCCCTAAAAATAGTCTGCAAGAGCGTTATTATAACTTTGCACAGTTTTATCAAGAATCAGGAGATGACTTAATACAAAAACTAGTCGAACAGCTCCGACCATTAGAGCACGATTTTGATATTATAACCGTATAA
- a CDS encoding cytidine deaminase: MKKVEVVTTFIEYESIRELAQQDQELMEQAIAIRKNAYAPYSQFRVGAALLLEDGTIVLGSNQENAAFPSGLCAERTAIFQAGALHPGKRILKLAISATSDLKVTDHPIPPCGACRQSILEYEVKQAQPIEMFFMGAEGIVCYSPSLLNMLPFHFDAKSM; the protein is encoded by the coding sequence ATGAAAAAAGTAGAAGTAGTAACGACCTTCATTGAATATGAATCGATTCGCGAATTAGCACAACAAGATCAAGAATTGATGGAACAGGCTATTGCCATTCGAAAAAATGCTTATGCGCCTTATTCTCAATTCCGCGTAGGAGCTGCTTTACTGTTAGAGGATGGAACGATTGTATTAGGATCGAATCAAGAGAATGCTGCTTTCCCATCGGGTTTATGTGCAGAACGCACCGCTATTTTTCAAGCAGGAGCTTTACATCCAGGTAAAAGAATCTTAAAGCTAGCAATTTCAGCGACATCAGACTTAAAAGTAACGGATCATCCTATCCCTCCTTGTGGTGCATGCAGACAGAGTATATTAGAATATGAAGTGAAACAAGCTCAACCTATTGAGATGTTTTTTATGGGAGCAGAGGGAATTGTTTGTTATTCACCTTCTCTCCTTAATATGTTGCCTTTTCATTTTGATGCAAAATCAATGTAA
- the porU gene encoding type IX secretion system sortase PorU: MKIIINTLLILTCFTLFSQSRRLELKWDNKLVEQALSTDDFDVAKIDKNLTFENVNKKLIYSNLESNIPSGFKNNVRILQVSYEDLDANFLSDAKKKLYQEELKIEIKSAMVNHISQSYVYFSPIVYANGGLKRVKSISYLIENQSSQPNIRQNLVNGGRNLNANTVLKQGNWFKFGVNKTGIYKLDKNFLTQLGVPSSVDPRTIQIYGAGGTMLPIVNQANYPTDLQENSIYVQGESKGTMEADDYVLFYATGVDQWNEESLTYQNLYADEAIYFLTYGQQQGLRISNFVEPTAREVATITEFDGKVFHEKDLVNIGKLGRKWFGEEFGIVNDQSFSLELMHLKTSEPVTFGVNTASSSYGNTSFTYTINNRFAGAVTFFPIRSATTKGYESFLEKEEYLSSPAVEVTLTYQNGGVPNSKGYLDYIEFFYTGNLLGGTKQYRFSNNKVKTIEGVVRWSLANTNQVNRIWNVTDVSAITTLPVANQSQYSFKAYGGTNQVFQVEIPTDYYLPKMVNNSRVRNQDLKGAVQAQGTVDYLIITNEAFASAAQQLAQFHRQNSNLKPMVVTVDQIYNEFSSGQQDGAAIRNFVRYVYESMQQKGSELKYLNLFGTGSYDYKQRIEQNANIVPLHYGMSKTKKAQNSNSNFSMYTTFMSDDFYGLLDEGEGDMYNVVFGIDLTVGRILAKNLDEANQAVQKIIAYHGDQARGRWKNNLVAMADDVDKSSDYVLQVETDTIVNRILTHNPFFNAKKIYLDAYVQETSAGGNRYPQARLDFLDAIEKGALFINYLGHGGEDGLAQERVFTIEDARKLSNENKYPVFSIITCEFSRFDDPNYTSGGEVLFNNSKGGAIALIGTTREIGIDIGRLLNRTFTDLFFEHAATYSMADALRHTKNAYTNRDKNVVSFIGDPALKIALPHLKVVLSQVNEEDVQLTTNNPVKALDYVKMKGEVQDEGNNVVNSFTGSLAVEIYDKYLDKKTLGNDNVMNNGIPWVMDYQTLGEVVFRGNASVKNGAFSFDFIMPKDIRLNEGKGKVSFYSSNQEIEYTGNNDDLVIGGLNENAPKDITPPIARLYMDNESFVSGGATDNNPVFLAFVEDESGINTASGIGHDIVIVVDDKEDKSVILNDYYETELDNFRKGKVTYQLKELDPGMHTIQFKVWDVYNNLSTTEIQFLVKQDEALKIEKVLNYPNPFVNYTEFWFTHNRPLEPLDVQVQIMTITGRIVKTINQQITTEGNLSREIQWDGRDDFGDRIGKGVYIYRLTVRSSQTGKKVEKIEKLVIL, translated from the coding sequence GAAAATGTTAATAAAAAGTTAATTTACTCAAATTTGGAATCAAATATTCCATCAGGTTTTAAAAATAATGTACGAATTCTTCAAGTTAGTTACGAAGATTTAGACGCGAATTTCCTATCAGACGCCAAGAAAAAATTATATCAAGAAGAATTAAAGATAGAAATTAAATCGGCAATGGTGAATCATATTTCTCAAAGTTATGTGTATTTTTCTCCGATTGTCTATGCAAATGGTGGATTAAAACGAGTAAAAAGCATCTCTTATCTCATCGAAAATCAATCTTCTCAACCTAATATTAGACAAAATTTGGTCAATGGAGGTCGAAATCTCAACGCTAATACTGTACTTAAACAAGGAAATTGGTTCAAATTTGGCGTGAATAAAACGGGAATTTACAAATTAGATAAGAACTTCCTTACTCAATTGGGAGTACCTTCCTCTGTTGATCCTCGTACGATTCAGATTTATGGGGCAGGAGGAACGATGTTACCTATAGTTAATCAAGCAAATTACCCAACCGATTTACAAGAAAACAGTATTTATGTACAAGGGGAGTCTAAAGGAACAATGGAGGCCGATGATTATGTTTTGTTTTATGCAACAGGCGTAGATCAATGGAATGAAGAGAGTTTAACGTATCAAAATTTATATGCAGACGAAGCGATTTACTTCTTGACTTATGGGCAACAACAAGGATTGAGAATTAGCAATTTTGTAGAACCTACAGCAAGAGAGGTAGCAACCATTACTGAATTTGATGGGAAAGTTTTTCACGAGAAAGATCTTGTTAATATAGGTAAGCTTGGGAGAAAGTGGTTTGGTGAGGAGTTTGGCATTGTCAATGACCAAAGCTTTTCATTGGAGTTAATGCATTTGAAAACTAGTGAACCCGTTACATTTGGTGTAAACACCGCTTCGAGTTCGTATGGAAATACATCTTTTACGTATACGATTAATAATAGGTTTGCTGGGGCGGTTACTTTTTTCCCTATTCGAAGTGCAACGACAAAAGGATATGAAAGCTTTTTGGAAAAAGAGGAGTATTTAAGTTCTCCTGCTGTTGAGGTTACACTTACATATCAAAATGGAGGAGTGCCAAACTCTAAAGGATACCTCGATTATATTGAGTTTTTCTATACCGGGAACTTGCTAGGAGGAACAAAACAATATCGCTTCTCTAATAATAAGGTGAAAACAATAGAAGGCGTGGTTCGTTGGAGCTTGGCAAATACCAATCAGGTGAATCGAATTTGGAATGTTACGGATGTTTCCGCTATTACGACATTACCTGTAGCCAATCAAAGTCAGTATAGTTTCAAAGCTTATGGTGGAACCAATCAGGTTTTTCAAGTAGAAATACCAACAGATTATTACTTGCCTAAAATGGTCAATAATAGTCGTGTGCGCAATCAAGACCTCAAAGGAGCGGTTCAAGCACAAGGAACGGTCGATTACCTTATTATTACCAATGAAGCTTTTGCTTCAGCTGCACAACAATTAGCGCAATTTCATCGCCAAAATAGCAACTTAAAACCAATGGTTGTGACGGTTGATCAGATTTACAACGAGTTTTCTTCTGGGCAACAAGACGGTGCAGCGATTCGAAACTTTGTTCGTTATGTCTATGAGAGCATGCAACAAAAAGGAAGTGAGCTGAAATACCTTAACTTATTTGGTACAGGATCTTACGATTATAAGCAGCGAATAGAACAAAATGCGAATATCGTGCCTTTACATTATGGAATGAGTAAAACGAAAAAAGCACAGAATAGCAATTCTAATTTTTCGATGTACACCACCTTTATGTCAGATGATTTTTATGGCTTGCTCGATGAAGGAGAAGGCGATATGTATAATGTGGTTTTTGGAATTGACCTTACGGTTGGAAGGATACTGGCAAAGAATTTGGATGAGGCCAATCAGGCAGTCCAAAAAATTATAGCATATCACGGAGATCAAGCACGTGGACGTTGGAAAAATAACCTCGTTGCCATGGCAGATGACGTAGATAAATCGTCTGATTACGTTTTACAAGTCGAAACAGATACTATTGTGAATCGTATTTTAACCCATAATCCGTTTTTTAATGCCAAGAAAATCTACCTTGATGCTTATGTTCAAGAAACATCCGCAGGAGGAAATCGCTATCCGCAAGCGAGGTTAGATTTCTTAGATGCTATTGAAAAAGGAGCTTTATTCATTAATTATTTAGGACATGGTGGGGAGGATGGATTAGCTCAAGAACGTGTTTTCACAATTGAAGATGCTCGAAAGTTAAGTAATGAAAATAAATATCCTGTTTTTTCTATTATTACGTGTGAGTTTAGTCGATTTGATGATCCGAATTACACAAGTGGAGGTGAAGTATTATTTAATAATTCAAAAGGTGGGGCTATTGCTTTGATTGGAACGACGAGAGAGATCGGAATTGATATTGGACGATTGTTGAATCGAACCTTTACTGATTTATTTTTTGAACATGCAGCGACCTATTCTATGGCAGATGCTTTGAGACATACTAAAAATGCATATACGAATAGGGATAAAAATGTCGTTTCATTTATTGGAGACCCGGCGTTGAAAATTGCATTGCCTCATTTAAAGGTAGTGTTGTCTCAAGTGAATGAAGAGGATGTTCAGCTAACAACAAACAACCCTGTAAAAGCGTTAGACTATGTAAAGATGAAAGGAGAGGTTCAAGATGAAGGAAATAATGTTGTTAATTCTTTCACCGGAAGTTTAGCTGTTGAGATTTACGATAAGTATTTAGATAAGAAAACACTTGGGAATGACAATGTCATGAACAACGGTATTCCTTGGGTGATGGATTATCAAACTTTAGGAGAGGTAGTCTTTAGAGGAAATGCTAGTGTAAAAAATGGGGCTTTTTCTTTTGACTTTATCATGCCAAAAGATATTCGACTCAACGAAGGAAAAGGGAAAGTGAGCTTTTATTCTTCCAATCAAGAGATTGAATATACAGGAAATAACGATGATTTAGTGATTGGAGGACTGAATGAAAATGCACCAAAAGATATTACTCCGCCTATAGCAAGACTATATATGGATAATGAATCTTTTGTCTCTGGAGGAGCAACTGACAATAATCCTGTATTTCTTGCGTTTGTTGAAGATGAAAGTGGGATTAATACAGCGAGTGGAATTGGTCATGATATCGTAATTGTGGTAGATGATAAGGAAGATAAAAGTGTGATACTTAACGATTACTACGAAACTGAGCTGGATAATTTCAGAAAAGGAAAGGTGACTTACCAGCTGAAAGAGTTAGATCCGGGAATGCATACGATTCAATTCAAAGTATGGGATGTGTACAACAATTTGTCTACTACTGAAATTCAGTTTTTGGTTAAACAAGATGAAGCCTTAAAAATTGAAAAAGTATTGAATTACCCTAATCCGTTTGTCAATTATACGGAGTTTTGGTTCACACACAATAGACCACTAGAGCCTTTGGATGTTCAAGTGCAGATTATGACGATTACGGGAAGAATTGTAAAAACAATCAATCAACAGATCACAACAGAAGGTAATTTAAGTCGTGAGATACAATGGGATGGACGTGATGATTTCGGAGATCGAATCGGAAAAGGAGTCTATATTTATCGCTTAACTGTGCGTTCATCACAGACGGGAAAAAAAGTCGAAAAAATAGAAAAATTAGTTATACTTTAG